From Trichoderma atroviride chromosome 1, complete sequence, one genomic window encodes:
- a CDS encoding uncharacterized protein (TransMembrane:2 (i90-108o114-131i)) translates to MSIARTISGAFPTATRDLIYRLILQVKQGTPSRIKLVIQNHSTVAHGDQHHAYAYLILTAMASQPASRFNPAFILRHTISHSNYLSRPHSASCVLLRIFNFYCFYYHIQSFYSWFIGLPLRIIDTGVLFLCSRRRTILL, encoded by the exons ATGAGCATTGCGCGAACGATATCTGGGGCCTTTCCGACGGCTACGCGAGATTTGATCTATCGACTTATCCTACAGGTGAAGCAGGGAACTCCATCTCGAATCAAACTTGTTATTCAGAACCATTCCACGGTCGCACATGGAGACCAGCATCACGCATATGCATATCTCATCTTGACGGCGATGGCCAGTCAGCCGG CATCGCGTTTCAATCCCGCGTTCATTCTACGCCACACCATTTCTCACTCAAATTACTTGTCCAGGCCGCACTCTGCCAGTTGCGTTCTTTTGCGGATCTTCAACTTCTACTGCTTTTACTACCACATTC AGTCTTTTTACTCCTGGTTCATCGGCCTTCCGCTTCGCATCATCGATACTGGGGTTCTCTTTCTATGTTCACGTCGCCGGACAATTCTTCTATAG
- a CDS encoding uncharacterized protein (TransMembrane:1 (i54-73o)), giving the protein MDKRASLPRTTHRSNPSLMPPFSVIGGRNDQASPPNPTPDLKIVTRHPQRFSQLMQGSLLLFLLLLATDPGIWLDKAYRVTLYILPNKEHIAENRKLGRMSG; this is encoded by the exons ATGGACAAGCGAGCTTCTCTCCCAAGGACGACCCATCGGAGCAACCCATCGCTTATGCCACCATTCTCTGTCATCGGCGGCAGAAATGACCAGGCGTCACCACCAAATCCAACCCCAGACCTGAAGATTGTGACTCGTCACCCTCAGCGATTTTCTCAACTCATGCAAgggtctcttcttctttttcttcttcttctggcgaCTGATCCGGGCATTTGGCTTGACAAG GCATATCGAGTCACCTTGTATATCTTGCCGAACAAGGAGCATATCGCAGAGAACAGGAAGTTGGGCAGGATGAGCGGATAA
- a CDS encoding uncharacterized protein (EggNog:ENOG41), with protein sequence MATAPAFPKPVAVETFHKKPYAAISPLRPELSQKGRVVYVTGGSAGIGLAICHAFASANAGTVILTARREGPLNAAVKALSKEHPNTKFVGQVLDATDRTATDKAWAQLDSDGIVVEVLVLNAAHIPDRPASVLELGYKDLWPSFVTNVGANLDLIDRFYHQKKRAAGQKLSLVNISTMAIHIGGIVKTYGGYGATKNAGTMTVQMIARGVSPEDMQVLSFHPGVVFTESVAKAGVTEETFDWDDANLPGHYAVWAASEESKFLHGRFTWAAWDVEELKREESRKKIEEDEAYLRVGVIGL encoded by the exons ATGGCCACTGCACCAGCTTTCCCCAAGCCTGTCGCTGTCGAAACCTTCCACAAGAAGCCATACGCGGCCATATCCCCTTTGCGCCCAGAGCTTTCCCAGAAAGGCCGCGTCGTCTACGTGACAGGAGGCTCTGCTGGAATCGGTCTGGCCATCTGCCATGCCTTTGCTTCAGCCAACGCCGGCACCGTTATTCTTACTGCCCGTCGAGAGGGTCCCCTGAAtgccgccgtcaaggcccTATCCAAGGAGCATCCAAACACCAAATTTGTTGGCCAGGTTTTGGACGCGACAGATCGAACTGCGACAGACAAAGCCTGGGCACAGCTTGATAGCGACGGCATTGTCGTCGAGGTTTTGGTTCTTAACGCCGCGCACATACCGGATAGACCAGCTTCAGTGTTGGAACTTGGATACAAAGATCTGTGGCCCAGCTTTGTGACCAATGTCGGCGCCAACCTTGATCTCATCGATCGATTCTACCATCAAAAGAAGCGTGCGGCCGGCCAGAAGCTG TCGCTAGTAAATATCTCGACCATGGCTATCCACATCGGTGGAATCGTCAAAACCTACGGCGGCTATGGTGCTACAAAGAACGCAGGAACCATGACGGTGCAGATGATTGCTCGAGGAGTCTCTCCAGAGGATATGCAAGTGTTGAGCTTCCACCCGGGTGTAGTTTTCACGGAATCGGTGGCAAAAGCGGGCGTCACAGAAGAGACCTTTGACTGGGATGATG CTAATCTTCCCGGTCATTACGCTGTTTGGGCGGCTTCTGAAGAATCCAAGTTCCTTCACGGCCGCTTTACTTGGGCAGCGTGGGATGTGGAAGAGCTGAAGAGGGAAGagtcgaggaagaagattgaggaggatgaagcttACCTCCGCGTGGGAGTCATCGGGCTTTAA
- a CDS encoding uncharacterized protein (EggNog:ENOG41): protein MATAPAFPKPVAVETFHKKPYAAISPLRPELSQKGRVVYVTGGSAGIGLAICHAFASANAGTVILTARREGPLNAAVKALSKEHPNTKFVGQVLDATDRTATDKAWAQLDSDGIVVEVLVLNAAHIPDRPASVLELGYKDLWPSFVTNVGANLDLIDRFYHQKKRAAGQKLSLVNISTMAIHIGGIVKTYGGYGATKNAGTMTVQMIARGVSPEDMQVLSFHPGVVFTESVAKAGVTEETFDWDDGMMDAS from the exons ATGGCCACTGCACCAGCTTTCCCCAAGCCTGTCGCTGTCGAAACCTTCCACAAGAAGCCATACGCGGCCATATCCCCTTTGCGCCCAGAGCTTTCCCAGAAAGGCCGCGTCGTCTACGTGACAGGAGGCTCTGCTGGAATCGGTCTGGCCATCTGCCATGCCTTTGCTTCAGCCAACGCCGGCACCGTTATTCTTACTGCCCGTCGAGAGGGTCCCCTGAAtgccgccgtcaaggcccTATCCAAGGAGCATCCAAACACCAAATTTGTTGGCCAGGTTTTGGACGCGACAGATCGAACTGCGACAGACAAAGCCTGGGCACAGCTTGATAGCGACGGCATTGTCGTCGAGGTTTTGGTTCTTAACGCCGCGCACATACCGGATAGACCAGCTTCAGTGTTGGAACTTGGATACAAAGATCTGTGGCCCAGCTTTGTGACCAATGTCGGCGCCAACCTTGATCTCATCGATCGATTCTACCATCAAAAGAAGCGTGCGGCCGGCCAGAAGCTG TCGCTAGTAAATATCTCGACCATGGCTATCCACATCGGTGGAATCGTCAAAACCTACGGCGGCTATGGTGCTACAAAGAACGCAGGAACCATGACGGTGCAGATGATTGCTCGAGGAGTCTCTCCAGAGGATATGCAAGTGTTGAGCTTCCACCCGGGTGTAGTTTTCACGGAATCGGTGGCAAAAGCGGGCGTCACAGAAGAGACCTTTGACTGGGATGATGGTATGATGGATGCTTCTTGA
- a CDS encoding uncharacterized protein (EggNog:ENOG41), whose protein sequence is MEAAMTKEANYDRSQSAQFQRQRACIPCTQAKRRCDKSRPFCQRCLGKQVKCHYSSRRLYARRRGDASSGAESTASASEPSLDSSTSLLFTDAGSEIGNDDENENTRQDGFDVNNRQLFTRPWFLKAEFWIIHHQSLHTPPLIRGSAVQQYIRCIKKWLRQWIDCNRCPLIHASLFVDTGMPPCLKDAYAAIAVYGNKNEQNELVVMQHIQHKADALLEANSENKDPLVGMFASPSPLSTGQHLARVLSLFIYQFIRLFDGDIRQRALAETQMPVLEAWTAQMWESVSLDVTLHNTFGGEYLAVEDRINVANHLWRNWILMENVRRVWMVVTYTQCIYLLTRDGTVSCTGTIDFTARCGLWDATSAATWLRMVEQKDPLSVVPHDSDWLREATSIKDIDKFSLVSLCLGLDSDKMDAWIGSTTNMRLEELMAVVDEL, encoded by the coding sequence ATGGAGGCCGCGATGACTAAAGAGGCTAATTACGACCGCTCACAGTCGGCGCAGTTTCAGCGGCAAAGAGCGTGTATCCCCTGCACCCAGGCAAAGCGGCGCTGCGACAAGAGCCGCCCCTTTTGCCAGCGATGCCTAGGCAAACAAGTCAAATGCCATTATTCATCACGTCGTCTCTATGCCCGCCGCAGAGGAGATGCGTCTTCTGGGGCGGAATCTACGGCTTCAGCGTCGGAGCCGTCGCTGGACTCGTCAACATCGTTGCTATTCACCGATGCCGGGAGTGAGATTGGGAATGACGATGAGAATGAAAACACTCGTCAAGATGGCTTCGACGTGAACAATCGCCAACTGTTCACTCGTCCTTGGTTTTTGAAAGCCGAGTTCTGGATCATCCACCATCAATCGCTGCATACGCCGCCCTTGATACGCGGTTCTGCCGTCCAGCAATACATTCGCTGCATCAAGAAATGGCTCCGGCAGTGGATCGACTGCAACCGCTGCCCCCTTATACACGCATCCCTCTTTGTTGATACGGGGATGCCGCCGTGCCTTAAAGACGCATATGCTGCCATCGCAGTCTACGGCAACAAGAACGAACAAAACGAACTTGTAGTGATGCAGCACATCCAACACAAAGCCGATGCGCTTTTGGAGGCGAATTCTGAAAACAAAGACCCGCTGGTTGGCATGTTTGCCTCACCAAGCCCTCTTTCTACCGGCCAACACCTGGCTAGagtcttgtccttgttcATCTATCAGTTCATCCGCCTTTTTGACGGCGATATTCGCCAACGAGCTTTGGCTGAGACGCAGATGCCCGTGCTGGAAGCCTGGACGGCACAGATGTGGGAATCGGTAAGCCTTGATGTCACTCTACACAACACGTTTGGCGGAGAGTACCTGGCCGTGGAGGACAGGATAAACGTGGCCAACCACTTGTGGCGCAACTGGATCTTGATGGAGAATGTGCGCCGCGTCTGGATGGTGGTCACGTACACGCAGTGCATCTATCTGCTCACCCGCGATGGAACTGTTAGCTGTACCGGAACCATTGACTTCACGGCTCGATGTGGTCTCTGGGACGCCACTTCTGCGGCGACGTGGCTGCGCATGGTGGAACAAAAGGATCCTCTATCTGTTGTGCCTCATGACTCGGATTGGCTGCGTGAAGCAACGTCAATCAAGGACATTGACAAGTTTAGTCTAGTGAGTCTGTGTTTGGGGCTGGATTCGGACAAGATGGATGCTTGGATTGGAAGCACGACGAATATGCGCCTCGAAGAGTTGATGGCTGTAGTTGATGAATTGTAG
- a CDS encoding uncharacterized protein (EggNog:ENOG41): MMGILTQMWPPKPAFTEHNLGSLSDKVYIVTGSNTGVGKELAQILYSKNATVYVAARSQAKATEAIDAIRTACPSSTGRLEFLALDLSDLEAVAKSAKEFLTRESKLDVLFNNAGVMHPPQGSKTKQGYELQLGVNNLGHLLFTELLTPLLAQTARGYLPFSKDAVRVVWVSSLYSEMGSPKGGFDPDNMNYEKKDEGTFYKYSVSKAGTYYQGTEYAKRHKDKGIISISVNPGNLRSDLQRHHDGGLLAKINKKIILFPPINGAYSELFCGLSPEVTADKSGSYAIPWGRFAKIREDIDNGSRSVQEGGTGMAEKWYDWCLERVEPFMT; the protein is encoded by the exons ATGATGGGCATTCTGACGCAAATGTGGCCGCCGAAACCGGCCTTTACAGAGCATAATTTGGGCAGCTTGTCTGATAAA GTGTACATTGTTACCGGATCCAACACTGGCGTTGGCAAAGAGCTCGCGCAAATCCTCTACTCCAAGAATGCAACCGTCTACGTCGCAGCTCGTAGCCAGGCCAAAGCGACAGAGGCCATCGACGCCATTCGCACTGCTTGTCCTTCTTCGACTGGACGCCTCGAATTCCTCGCTCTCGATCTGTCCGACTTGGAGGCTGTCGCCAAATCGGCCAAGGAATTCCTCACACGAGAGTCCAAGCTGGATGTCCTCTTCAACAATGCCGGCGTGATGCATCCGCCGCAAGGATCAAAGACGAAGCAGGGATATGAGCTCCAGCTGGGCGTGAATAACCTTGGCCACTTGCTTTTCACAGAGCTCCTGACGCCTTTGTTGGCCCAAACGGCCAGAGGCTATCTGCCGTTTTCAAAGGATGCAGTCAGAGTCGTCTGGGTGAGCTCGCTGTACTCGGAGATGGGATCGCCCAAAGGCGGCTTCGATCCAGACAATATGAACTACGAGAAGAAAGACGAGGGCACTTTCTATAAATATTCCGTCAGCAAGGCGGGCACATATTACCAAGGCACAGAGTACGCAAAGCGGcacaaagacaaaggaatCATTAGCATA TCTGTCAACCCGGGAAATCTCAGATCTGATCTCCAGCGGCACCATGACGGTGGGCTACTGGCCAAAATCAACAAGAAAATCATTCTATTTCCTCCGATTAACGGGGCGTATTCCGAACTCTTTTGTGGTCTTTCGCCAGAAGTGACGGCTGACAAGTCGGGAAGCTATG CCATTCCATGGGGACGGTTTGCCAAGATTCGAGAAGACATCGACAACGGATCGCGAAGCGTACAAGAAGGGGGGACTGGTATGGCCGAGAAGTGGTATGATTGGTGTTTGGAGCGCGTCGAGCCGTTCATGACTTGA
- a CDS encoding uncharacterized protein (EggNog:ENOG41): MPLQLRRSELKDLSLIVETYFEAFAQDPIHQRFAPRGTKSAYDFWHSSLDAEMRDETNHFLSVWDDSSTPETFVGFAKWIVPGAHPEPLPSVDAWPSDGDQEFSSMFFGRLNDMHDEAMGERPHWYLELLAVRPQFQGKGAASLMLKYGVEKADEDKVECFLDASPAGQPIYERYGFRVVQTDTFLEGTYIQCAMARDAKS; this comes from the coding sequence atgcCGCTTCAACTTCGCCGCAGCGAGCTCAAAGATCTGTCGCTGATTGTGGAAACATACTTTGAGGCTTTCGCCCAAGACCCAATCCACCAGCGCTTTGCCCCGAGAGGAACCAAGTCGGCTTACGATTTCTGGCACTCGTCTCTGGACGCCGAAATGCGCGACGAAACCAACCACTTCCTCTCCGTCTGGGACGACTCTTCTACGCCAGAGACGTTTGTGGGCTTTGCCAAGTGGATTGTCCCTGGAGCTCATCCGGAGCCTCTTCCGTCGGTGGATGCCTGGCCCAGCGATGGCGACCAAGAGTTTTCGTCAATGTTCTTCGGCAGGCTGAATGATATGCATGATGAGGCCATGGGGGAGCGGCCGCACTGGTATCTCGAGCTTTTGGCGGTCAGGCCCCAGTTTCAGGGCAAAGGAGCCGCCAGCCTGATGCTGAAATATGGTGTTGAGAAGGCCGACGAGGACAAGGTGGAGTGCTTTTTGGATGCCTCTCCTGCGGGCCAGCCGATCTATGAGCGATATGGGTTTAGAGTTGTACAGACGGATACGTTTTTGGAGGGAACCTATATCCAGTGTGCGATGGCGAGAGACGCGAAAAGCTAA
- a CDS encoding uncharacterized protein (EggNog:ENOG41~TransMembrane:2 (i255-275o287-304i)), with the protein MPVRRVREIRTCSRCRSLKLRCDQLKPSCQRCTRANAPCSLGACLDTDEPGTGSSNSVIETPPQSGTEPSPPSITELERQLQLENKNDETTTQEASTVKQRQRAQLSCIRCHRLKVRCDRDLPCSRCRVSGWGKFCEYRYRTEKANPPLDTGAPKKMGQDPDGRVKSWLAQRRGATHWDDLISALKVRAGLDDLAVRHMVTELIHQQSSEVSDDFVLPENFPFNSPAASKFVSMDTVHDLLQQHREKYQSYMDGYLALYQASFPIINNAVFSSLAEKYWNDPRSMDVAWLASFLMVLALGCFAATRDQRSAMELCMAAEACLGKTSFMVQPDILAVRTLCLMVLAKQSLNATCRTFDSCWTLLGIVTRAATAIDLHKQPMPHHGLQGDVGDWQSEQALWSTVVYFCIQVAMVTGKPLLVSADMFVERIPVSTQTNDPWVMLIDVYPTICQIISRISSNTDKPLYDEVVKHNDHVRQLMDASLSKIHGKPRLYITLDIFFRRILLVLHRSYALHSAASSIYAVSYWASLECSLAILVHYRDLEDQRGPDNTDLISRLFKSDIFAAMLTVCSHLSHQEAPLSAGSAIPPRRIILNTLQACIAIWGREVHQSTCFKIGLMILDLVLKFLPDV; encoded by the exons ATGCCTGTTAGGAGAGTTAGGGAGATCCGGACCTGCAGCCGGTGTCGGTCACTCAAGCTTCGGTGCGACCAATTAAAGCCGTCTTGTCAGCGATGTACCAGAGCAAATGCTCCCTGTTCACTTGGGGCATGTCTAGATACGGACGAGCCTGGTACTGGCTCGTCAAATTCGGTAATCGAAACGCCGCCCCAGTCTGGAACAGAGCCCTCGCCCCCGTCTATTACCGAACTTGAACGTCAATTGCAgttggaaaataaaaacgATGAGACTACGACACAAGAAGCCAGCACTGTCAAACAGAGACAGCGAGCGCAACTGTCTTGCATACGATGCCACAGACTCAAAGTCAGGTGTGATAGAGACTTGCCCTGCTCACGATGTCGAGTGTCCGGCTGGGGTAAATTCTGCGAGTACCGCTATAGAACGGAAAAGGCCAATCCACCCTTGGATACAGGCGcaccgaagaagatggggcAAGACCCCGATGGCCGTGTCAAGTCTTGGCTTGCACAGCGTCGTGGTGCCACTCATTGGGACGATCTTATATCTGCA CTCAAGGTGCGGGCTGGGCTTGATGATCTTGCAGTCCGCCATATGGTCACGGAATTGATACACCAACAGAGCTCCGAGGTTTCTGACGATTTTGTGTTACCTGAAAACTTCCCGTTCAACAGTCCAGCAGCCTCCAAATTTGTATCCATGGATACTGTCCATGATTTGCTCCAACAGCATCGAGAGAAATACCAATCTTATATGGATGGCTACCTCGCCCTCTACCAAGCAAGCTTTCCCATTATTAATAATGCTGTATTCTCATCATTGGCTGAGAAGTACTGGAATGACCCTAGATCGATGGATGTGGCCTGGCTCGCCAGCTTTCTGATGGTATTAGCGCTGGGGTGTTTTGCAGCGACGAGGGATCAACGCTCAGCCATGGAGCTCTGCATGGCCGCTGAAGCTTGTCTTGGCAAGACCTCATTCATGGTCCAACCGGATATCCTAGCTGTAAGAACTCTCTGTCTTATGGTCCTTGCCAAGCAAAGCCTGAATGCGACATGCCGCACTTTTGATTCGTGCTGGACGTTGCTCGGCATCGTCACCCGCGCAGCTACTGCGATAGACTTGCACAAGCAGCCTATGCCACATCATGGATTGCAGGGAGATGTTGGTGATTGGCAGTCTGAGCAAGCATTGTGGTCTACGGTCGTCTATTTTTGTATACAAGTCGCCATGGTTACAGGCAAGCCATTGCTTGTATCGGCGGATATGTTCGTCGAACGTATACCAGTATCTACCCAGACAAATGATCCATGGGTAATGCTTATTGATGTGTACCCGACAATATGCCAGATTATTTCGAGAATCTCAAGCAACACAGACAAACCGTTGTACGATGAAGTTGTGAAGCACAACGACCATGTACGGCAACTCATGGATGCCTCGTTAAGCAAGATCCACGGTAAGCCGAGGCTTTATATCACGCTGGATATATTTTTCCGCCGCATTCTCCTTGTACTCCACCGCTCTTACGCTCTACATTCTGCGGCTTCTTCAATTTACGCAGTTTCCTATTGGGCATCCCTGGAATGTAGTTTGGCGATCCTTGTGCATTACCGAGATCTTGAAGACCAAAGGGGGCCAGACAACACGGACCTGATTAGCCGCCTCTTCAAAAGCGACATTTTCGCAGCCATGCTGACGGTGTGCTCgcatctttctcatcaaGAGGCGCCTCTCTCTGCGGGATCTGCAATCCCACCACGTCGAATCATTCTAAACACGTTGCAGGCATGCATAGCAATTTGGGGGAGAGAGGTGCATCAGTCGACTTGTTTCAAAATAGGTCTCATGATATTAGACTTGGTTTTGAAGTTCTTGCCGGATGTATAA
- a CDS encoding uncharacterized protein (EggNog:ENOG41) translates to MFQFPLPIPPVINPLLLYKDPESNVTIDFFQLNITSFQAQIYPNLAKTSLVGFNGISPGPTFRVRRGIQSVIRVVNQNDRPAVLHLHGSYSRAVWDGWAEDLIQPGQYKDYYYPNSNTARTLWYHDHANMITSVNLFSGLAGFYIIEDPEVEAQLGLPQDKYDIPLALNSKQYTSTGSLISVANETESTYGDVIQVNGQPWPFLSVEPRKYRFRILNSSLSSTFNITVVDNGSGTHLPLDIVASDSGFLSSPVTTTNLLTAMAERWEVIIDFSSFENRNLTVMNGKNIFDSIDFPHTDLVMQFNVGSTVSSNVNNSPPPSSLVPIDTLPTSLVNRKFKFDKQNDEWVINGVPFSDVKNRVLAAPQSGATEIWVLENQNPWWSHPIHIHLVDFQILSRSGGRNSVEPFEKVALKDVALLGPRETVTIAVTFAPFAGVYMFHCHNAIHEDHAMMDAFNITAIQGLGYNVSDLMFADPLNATWRAKDYTDLNNQSNLSSILATFAATDAYNDVSTKATETENAGHRLAQMPLVFFCALGFAVNMSF, encoded by the exons ATGTTTCAATTTCCACTTCCCATACCGCCAGTCATCAATCCGCTACT CTTGTACAAAGACCCCGAAAGCAACGTTACCATCGACTTCTTCCAACTCAACATCACATCATTCCAAGCCCAGATATACCCGAATCTTGCCAAGACGAGCCTCGTGGGATTCAATGGAATATCTCCAGGGCCTACCTTTAGGGTGCGACGCGGGATCCAGAGTGTGATTCGCGTTGTGAACCAGAATG ACCGGCCAGCTGTACTGCATCTGCATGGATCATACTCTCGCGCAGTTTGGGATGGCTGGGCAGAAGACTTGATCCAACCGGGCCAATACAAGGATTACTACTATCCAAACTCCAACACGGCTAGAACTCTCTGGTATCACG ATCACGCGAATATGATCACCTCGGTCAATTTGTTCAGTGGCTTGGCAGGTTTCTACATTATCGAAGATCCCGAGGTGGAGGCGCAGCTTGGCCTTCCTCAAGACAAATACGACATCCCCCTTGCTCTCAATTCGAAGCAGTATACCTCCACTGGAAGCCTCATTTCTGTAGCCAACGAGACTGAGAGTACCTATGGCGATGTCATCCAAGTAAATGGCCAACCTTGGCCGTTCTTGTCGGTGGAGCCTCGAAAATACCGGTTTCGTATATTAAACTCATCTCTCAGCAGcacttttaatattactgTTGTGGACAATGGCAGCGGAACCCATTTGCCCCTTGACATTGTCGCATCAGATTCTGGATTCCTGAGTTCGCCTGTAACAACTACCAACCTACTGACGGCCATGGCAGAGAGATGGGAAGTGATTATTGACTTTTCAAGCTTTGAGAACCGCAACTTGACTGTCATGAATGGCAAAAACATCTTTGACTCTATTGACTTTCCGCATACTGATCTTGTGATGCAGTTCAATGTGGGATCGACCGTTTCTTCCAACGTCAACAACAGCCCACCCCCTTCATCTCTGGTGCCAATAGATACTCTACCAACTAGTCTTGTCAACCGGAAGTTCAAATTTGATAAACA AAACGACGAGTGGGTGATTAATGGCGTCCCCTTCTCCGATGTTAAGAATAGAGTTCTTGCGGCGCCTCAAAGCGGAGCAACAGAGATATGGGTGCTGGAGAATCAGAATCCTTGGTGGAGTCACCCA ATTCATATCCATCTGGTCGATTTCCAAATTCTTTCTCGTTCAGGTGGACGAAACAGTGTCGAGCCGTTCGAAAAGGTCGCCCTTAAAGATGTCGCTCTACTCGGCCCGAGAGAAACAGTTACAATAGCTGTCACGTTTGCTCCGTTTGCTGGCGTGTACATGTTCCACTGCCACAACGCCATCCATGAAGACCATGCCATGATGGATGCGTTCAATATCACGGCGATCCAGGGATTGGGCTACAATGTGTCGGATCTCATGTTTGCAGATCCTCTAAACGCCACCTGGCGCGCAAAGGACTATACAGATTTGAATAATCAGTCAAACTTGAGTAGCATTTTGGCTACTTTTGCAGCAACCGATGCATACAACGATGTATCAACAAAGGCAACGGAAACGGAAAATGCAGGACATAGATTGGCGCAAATGCCATTGGTATTCTTTTGTGCATTGGGTTTTGCAGTCAACATGTCATTTTAA
- a CDS encoding uncharacterized protein (EggNog:ENOG41), whose protein sequence is MITSVNLFSGLAGFYIIEDPEVEAQLGLPQDKYDIPLALNSKQYTSTGSLISVANETESTYGDVIQVNGQPWPFLSVEPRKYRFRILNSSLSSTFNITVVDNGSGTHLPLDIVASDSGFLSSPVTTTNLLTAMAERWEVIIDFSSFENRNLTVMNGKNIFDSIDFPHTDLVMQFNVGSTVSSNVNNSPPPSSLVPIDTLPTSLVNRKFKFDKQNDEWVINGVPFSDVKNRVLAAPQSGATEIWVLENQNPWWSHPIHIHLVDFQILSRSGGRNSVEPFEKVALKDVALLGPRETVTIAVTFAPFAGVYMFHCHNAIHEDHAMMDAFNITAIQGLGYNVSDLMFADPLNATWRAKDYTDLNNQSNLSSILATFAATDAYNDVSTKATETENAGHRLAQMPLVFFCALGFAVNMSF, encoded by the exons ATGATCACCTCGGTCAATTTGTTCAGTGGCTTGGCAGGTTTCTACATTATCGAAGATCCCGAGGTGGAGGCGCAGCTTGGCCTTCCTCAAGACAAATACGACATCCCCCTTGCTCTCAATTCGAAGCAGTATACCTCCACTGGAAGCCTCATTTCTGTAGCCAACGAGACTGAGAGTACCTATGGCGATGTCATCCAAGTAAATGGCCAACCTTGGCCGTTCTTGTCGGTGGAGCCTCGAAAATACCGGTTTCGTATATTAAACTCATCTCTCAGCAGcacttttaatattactgTTGTGGACAATGGCAGCGGAACCCATTTGCCCCTTGACATTGTCGCATCAGATTCTGGATTCCTGAGTTCGCCTGTAACAACTACCAACCTACTGACGGCCATGGCAGAGAGATGGGAAGTGATTATTGACTTTTCAAGCTTTGAGAACCGCAACTTGACTGTCATGAATGGCAAAAACATCTTTGACTCTATTGACTTTCCGCATACTGATCTTGTGATGCAGTTCAATGTGGGATCGACCGTTTCTTCCAACGTCAACAACAGCCCACCCCCTTCATCTCTGGTGCCAATAGATACTCTACCAACTAGTCTTGTCAACCGGAAGTTCAAATTTGATAAACA AAACGACGAGTGGGTGATTAATGGCGTCCCCTTCTCCGATGTTAAGAATAGAGTTCTTGCGGCGCCTCAAAGCGGAGCAACAGAGATATGGGTGCTGGAGAATCAGAATCCTTGGTGGAGTCACCCA ATTCATATCCATCTGGTCGATTTCCAAATTCTTTCTCGTTCAGGTGGACGAAACAGTGTCGAGCCGTTCGAAAAGGTCGCCCTTAAAGATGTCGCTCTACTCGGCCCGAGAGAAACAGTTACAATAGCTGTCACGTTTGCTCCGTTTGCTGGCGTGTACATGTTCCACTGCCACAACGCCATCCATGAAGACCATGCCATGATGGATGCGTTCAATATCACGGCGATCCAGGGATTGGGCTACAATGTGTCGGATCTCATGTTTGCAGATCCTCTAAACGCCACCTGGCGCGCAAAGGACTATACAGATTTGAATAATCAGTCAAACTTGAGTAGCATTTTGGCTACTTTTGCAGCAACCGATGCATACAACGATGTATCAACAAAGGCAACGGAAACGGAAAATGCAGGACATAGATTGGCGCAAATGCCATTGGTATTCTTTTGTGCATTGGGTTTTGCAGTCAACATGTCATTTTAA